ATCGATTCCAGGCAGGAGGGACGGGGCTGAGGCGGCGGTGCGTGAGGAGCCGGTGGCATGGGAGCTACGGGGCGCGGCGTTCAAAAAAGCGTTAAGCGAGATTAAGCGGTGCTTAAGCGTTTGTACGGACACTGTACGGACAGTTCAAAATGTAGATTTTCTCGCACACATAAGCCaaatttttgtgtgtttttctATCCTAAATCCTAAACAAGTAATCCATGCATGATCTAAGCAAACACCAGGAACAAAGACACTTGAACACACAGACACACAGCGTTCAAATCTTTCCCAAAGGCTCCAAATGCCTGAAGCATCCATACAAAGCTAGGAAGGCTTTTTCATAGAACCACTGGGATATGTACTCAAAAGTTTTGTCccccttttcttctctttacTGAGTTGACAGCTTCTGATTTCTCTTCACAGACTCTTCTGTAGTGGGCATGCAGAACTTCTCCGTATGACTACCTGCACCAGCTCTGGTGTTAGAGATTCTCGCACCTTTGCTTGAAAACCAAAAAACCTCGTTGCCACAATCTTCTCCTCTTGATCCTCCATCTCCCTCGGGATCTATGTTAACTTcacttcttttcctttgttttcccTGACTTTCTTAGCCTTTTCTTCAGTCTTCTTTGGTGCTTGGGCACCAATAGGCACTTAGGAGTTAGCAATATCTGCTCTATTGATGTTGGCAAGGTGGTATCACACCCTTCTAATTCCACCTGCGCACAGCTTCTCACAGTAGTTGCACTTCATTTGATGCTTCTTGTTGATGTTAGGAAGAGTGCCAAAAAAAACTGCAAGCCAAAGCAAAATGAACATACCCTGCTAGAGTGCTTCACATGATAGAGAAAAACGAGAACTTGCCTTGCGCTGGTGGTGGCTGAGACATTGTCAGCTCGTGGTGTTCGCGCTGGTCGCAATCTGCTTGGTGGTCTTCCTCTGCTGGTCACAGCAGAAGAGGGAGCAGGCATGCAGAATCCTTGCTTGATGCTTGGTTGTCCTCCactcctcctcgacgacggtCACAGCCTCAGACGAAGCTGCTGCTGGGCGCTGCCTCTTTCTTGCGAGGGAGACGAGTGGGAAATGGTTGGGTTAGGTCTTGTGTGCTCTGGGAGATGGCCTGAAACATCTGTGCGGTTGAGTTTGGGCCTTTGCCTAATGCCAATTTCAAAGTCCATTGCGAATTTTGGCCTGGAAACACAAAATGATTAGGTGCAGCTAAATTCGTAGTGGCTATGCCAGTTAGTGCCATTTAGCAATCATGAAACTTTTAGCTTTCGTGCTCTCCAAATGCTATAACAGCGCTATAGCCCGCAATTCAAATCTAAACATAATATTTTCCTTTGCAAGCATGACTACAGAAGTTGCACAATTGCAGGATTGGATCGCGGTGGGATCCTTGCTTGATGGTATTTCAACTTCGGTGAAGAAATGGCATCCTCGATACTCTTTCTTAGCCATTGATGATGCAGCAAGGAAATTAATGGAATTGACAAATCCGTGAGTATGAAATTTGTTAATTTAATGAAAATAATTGGATGCCTAGGATGTTGTAAGTGCTTAAGCTAacctttcctttttgtttagtGCATTGCTGCAAGACATAAAGAAGGAGACGGTCAGGCGTCCCTTCTTTTGGGAACCACAAAAGCGAGTAAACTTTTGGGTTCATGATATTCCTAAAGCTTTAGGAATTAATTCTTTTGTGGCAAAAATTTACAATTATCCTAATTGGAGACTTCCTTGGAGTACGCGCATTAATCCACAACTTCTGAAAGCAATGAACAATTATCGTAAAGAAAAGGCAGAAAAGGAGCGGGAATCATTGGAGAATCAAAATGAGCAACCGGAGGAAAAGGATACTGATTACAATGTGAACGATCCGCAGCAATATGTAAAATGCATAAGCGGTGCCTACAGTCATGCCGAAGAGTTGCATGTAACAATCTGACCTGAATAAATTAGTTaattgaaataaataaaataaatgaaacatgCCTTTACATTTTTCTTATTGCAGGGAAAGGTTTTAGCCGCAAATGGCAATCCTATTCCGATTGATAGTGCAGTTCAAAGGTCTGATCCAGAATTATGCATTGTTCTATATAGTCTTCTTACAGGTATGTTTTGATGACATTTTTATTTCCCGAGAGCATTCCTTCTGGCTAGATCTTTCACTCTCTCTTTTGCGAGATTATTCTGCTTGCATTTCAGGCTTTAATCTTTATAAGATTATGCTGATTGTTCTTCTATAGTTACTTGTGTTTTCTCTTGATCTCCCAACTTCCTAGTTCTGTCGGCTATTTACTGATGCATTTCTTGGTGTCAATTAAATCTGAAATTAGTACAAGCGAAGGGTATCCAACCACTGCAAGAAATATACTTTAAATCTTGGTAGTGGATTTGACTTGGTGCAATATTTTTTTGCGTATATAAACCTGTCCCAATTCTTGGTTTGTTGTGTGAACCAAACCATCTTGCTACATGTGGTGTGTCTGATTTACAATGATGTTTTTTGTTTACAAGGCCGCCATGACGTGTCTAGgaacattttcctttttttgctAAATACAGTGATTGCAATGTTGACATGATGCCTAACTGTCTCATTATTTATGCTACTTCAGACTAAGCTGAGCATGGACAACCAGATGTCAAATGAGAGTAGACGAGGTCAGAGCAGGACAAGAGATGAGATGAAAGTTCGGAGCTTTTTGTGCGAGACAACATGATAAGCTAAGGACAGCTCGGCAGCCCTTGCGCTTCTCTTGGCAGGACAAACCTGTTTGTTTCGGTCTCGTGATTCCAAAATTTTGTATGGTCAGTTGTTATGTTTGAAGTTAGTTGCTGATGCGGCACTCTTGGTGTCCCATAAACCTATTACATTTTACTGATGCTGCATTCTGGATGCTTGCTCTTGTGCTGGTCAGTTAGTTGTTATGCTGCCTTTTCATGGGGATCGTTGGTGTCCCATAAACATGTCTTTACATTTCTGATGACGTGGAAGACCAAACATTAACTACACTTAGTGGGATGAACTTTATAGAGTTGGAGGGGTTAATCTGCACTACCTCATAATTCGAGGGCTAAGGTTATGGAATTATCTCCACTTGGCACCCTTGTAGTTCGGTTACTAGGGTTGCAAGTGGGAACCCACATAAGTCTCACTTCTAGTTCATTTGGGATTATCTAGTTCAAAAACTTgactcaaaatttgaactaaaattaaaaaattgcaCTAGAAGTGGGACTTAAGTGGGTTCCCACTTGCAACCCTATCGGTTACCCACACGTTACTCTCGAGTTGACGTTCTGCTCAAGAGAACTTTTTCTCACGCTTTACTCATAGCGAGTTTCCCTAAATGAGGATTTTTGCTCTTATATATACCCGCATTTCACGATCCCCATCAGCCTGCTCCACTTCCACCGCCAACACCAAGCTTGCCCCTACTCCCTATTTTGCAATTAGTACCTCACCGGCACCTATTAGTCCCATAACCATGTCTATCTCCGACGCAAATATAGAGCCACCCTTTGGCTACAAGACCCCATAAATGGATAGGAGCCCTGTTGTCTTGCTCTCACCG
This is a stretch of genomic DNA from Brachypodium distachyon strain Bd21 chromosome 1, Brachypodium_distachyon_v3.0, whole genome shotgun sequence. It encodes these proteins:
- the LOC100842716 gene encoding uncharacterized protein LOC100842716; translation: MESMELSLNLSTFRTKDWIAVGSLLDGISTSVKKWHPRYSFLAIDDAARKLMELTNPALLQDIKKETVRRPFFWEPQKRVNFWVHDIPKALGINSFVAKIYNYPNWRLPWSTRINPQLLKAMNNYRKEKAEKERESLENQNEQPEEKDTDYNVNDPQQYVKCISGAYSHAEELHGKVLAANGNPIPIDSAVQRSDPELCIVLYSLLTD